One Candidatus Binatia bacterium genomic region harbors:
- the msrA gene encoding peptide-methionine (S)-S-oxide reductase MsrA has product MEDRLSRLFGRLTMPSEKLSLPAANEALPGRDEAIPVAGKHFVLGTDIQPPFPEGLEQIVVGLGCFWGAEKCFWTIEGVHTTAVGYAAGHTPNPTYEEVCSGRTGHNEVVLVVFDPAKTSLEDLLKAFWEGHDPTQGMRQGNDMGTQYRSGIYTTSDAQQVAAVASRDRYATALRAVGMEAITTEILGSGPFYYAEDYHQQYLAKNPAGYCGLGGTGVVCPGS; this is encoded by the coding sequence ATGGAAGATCGTCTTTCACGCCTGTTTGGCAGGCTGACCATGCCGAGCGAAAAGCTCAGCCTGCCCGCGGCAAACGAAGCCCTGCCCGGGCGGGACGAGGCCATACCGGTGGCTGGCAAGCACTTCGTTTTGGGAACCGATATCCAACCGCCTTTTCCCGAAGGCCTCGAGCAGATCGTGGTCGGGCTGGGTTGTTTTTGGGGTGCCGAAAAATGCTTCTGGACAATTGAAGGCGTCCATACCACGGCCGTGGGCTACGCGGCCGGGCACACACCCAATCCCACCTATGAGGAAGTCTGCTCGGGCCGTACCGGTCATAACGAGGTGGTATTGGTCGTCTTTGATCCGGCAAAGACGTCTCTCGAAGATCTGCTCAAAGCGTTTTGGGAAGGCCATGACCCCACCCAAGGTATGCGCCAGGGAAACGATATGGGCACTCAGTACCGCTCGGGCATCTATACAACCAGCGATGCCCAACAAGTAGCCGCGGTTGCCTCCCGAGACCGGTACGCGACCGCACTCCGAGCCGTGGGCATGGAGGCTATTACGACCGAAATTCTCGGATCGGGCCCTTTCTACTATGCCGAGGATTACCACCAGCAGTATCTCGCCAAGAATCCGGCAGGTTATTGCGGACTCGGCGGCACCGGCGTGGTCTGCCCGGGAAGCTAG
- the ccmA gene encoding heme ABC exporter ATP-binding protein CcmA has protein sequence MTEIDLAIRAEVLHKSFGGRRILNGLSLELRAGECLGLMGGNGAGKSTLLRVLGGTMRPTSGKIEIFGSTLHGDKGVRARSRIGFLGHESMLYRDLNPRENLEVFASLYRLPEIDIRACLDRVGLSHVGNRPTRTLSRGMLQRLALARATLHKPSILLLDEPFTGLDDNGASLLREILGEHTRHGGATLLISHALPEVAELCSRGVILDRGAFACELPEMPGVEDLQRVYRQTIQGRPS, from the coding sequence GTGACCGAAATCGATCTCGCGATTCGTGCGGAAGTGCTGCACAAATCCTTCGGAGGGCGCCGTATCCTGAACGGCTTGTCACTCGAGTTGCGCGCCGGAGAGTGTCTGGGGCTGATGGGAGGCAATGGGGCCGGGAAGAGCACCCTGCTCCGCGTTCTCGGGGGCACCATGCGACCCACTTCCGGCAAGATCGAAATCTTCGGCTCGACACTACACGGCGACAAGGGTGTCCGAGCCCGCTCGCGGATCGGGTTTCTCGGCCACGAGAGCATGCTCTATCGTGACCTGAACCCGCGCGAGAATCTGGAAGTCTTCGCATCGCTCTATCGCTTGCCGGAAATCGACATCCGCGCTTGCCTCGATCGTGTCGGTCTGAGCCACGTCGGAAACCGACCCACGCGAACACTCTCGCGCGGCATGCTGCAGCGACTGGCTCTCGCGCGAGCGACGCTCCACAAACCTTCAATTCTCCTGCTCGACGAACCGTTCACCGGACTCGATGACAACGGAGCCAGTCTGCTTCGCGAAATTCTCGGGGAACACACCCGCCATGGCGGGGCCACTCTTCTGATCAGCCACGCGCTGCCGGAAGTCGCAGAACTCTGCTCGCGGGGCGTGATTCTGGACCGGGGTGCGTTCGCCTGCGAATTGCCCGAAATGCCTGGGGTCGAAGATCTGCAGCGGGTCTATCGCCAGACGATTCAGGGGCGACCATCCTGA
- a CDS encoding ATP-binding protein — protein sequence MKPSRKRSLIFRYALVYTLLFCVTSLAILGFLYWSTFSLDQGRVDAEISAEAELLQEKFSRKGVAEIKTILARRSTDRPGGSTIYMLATQRLEWVAGNLRDWPAGEAAGQEVVEFPLGESSELARARAVDLPDGLRLLVGRNLGEVAKLRDLIVQAMFGAFGLTLVLGVAGGLFVGRRVSSRLEKINQNSVAILAGDFSRRMPVGSGGDEFDDLSENLNRMLDRIEGLMEGMRSVSDEIAHDLRSPISRLKSRIEVALLTEDDPGSYRQVLQETVVEADRILSIFNALLAITLAESGAERERFQDVDLDDMAGDVVDTYEPLATETGLQLVRDSTGQALVRGEPHLLAQALANLLDNAIKYVPSGGRIQIRLVRTEDSQTLMVQDDGPGMAEDFRDRAFERFSRADGSRTEPGSGLGLSLVRAVAHLHGGEVTLEDAEPGLRVSLILPL from the coding sequence ATGAAGCCGTCTCGCAAGCGCAGCCTTATCTTCCGCTACGCACTCGTCTATACGCTGCTCTTTTGCGTCACGAGTCTTGCGATTCTCGGCTTTCTCTATTGGTCGACGTTCTCTCTGGACCAGGGACGCGTGGATGCTGAAATTTCGGCCGAAGCGGAGTTGTTACAGGAGAAATTCTCGCGCAAGGGCGTCGCCGAGATCAAGACGATTCTGGCGCGACGCAGCACCGATCGACCGGGGGGGAGCACCATCTATATGCTCGCTACCCAAAGGCTCGAATGGGTGGCGGGGAATCTGAGGGACTGGCCGGCCGGAGAGGCCGCGGGACAAGAGGTGGTGGAATTTCCGCTGGGGGAGAGCAGTGAGCTTGCGCGCGCTCGCGCTGTCGACCTGCCCGACGGGTTGCGCCTTTTGGTCGGGCGCAATTTGGGTGAAGTCGCCAAACTCCGTGATTTGATTGTGCAGGCGATGTTCGGCGCCTTCGGCCTGACGCTGGTTTTGGGCGTGGCTGGCGGGCTTTTCGTCGGTCGACGCGTGTCCTCGCGGCTGGAAAAGATCAACCAGAATAGTGTCGCGATTCTCGCCGGAGATTTCTCTCGGCGCATGCCGGTCGGTTCGGGTGGCGACGAATTCGATGATCTCTCGGAGAACCTCAACCGGATGCTCGACCGTATCGAGGGTCTGATGGAGGGAATGCGATCGGTGTCGGACGAGATCGCCCACGATCTCCGCAGCCCGATCTCGCGGCTCAAAAGCCGGATCGAGGTCGCATTATTGACCGAAGATGATCCTGGCTCCTACCGCCAGGTTCTTCAGGAAACGGTGGTCGAAGCGGATCGGATCCTGTCCATCTTCAATGCGCTGCTAGCCATTACGCTGGCGGAATCCGGTGCCGAGAGAGAGCGCTTTCAGGATGTCGATCTCGACGATATGGCCGGCGATGTGGTCGATACCTACGAGCCTCTGGCGACCGAGACGGGTTTGCAGCTGGTTCGCGACTCGACGGGGCAGGCACTGGTTCGCGGCGAGCCTCATTTGTTGGCACAGGCTCTCGCGAACTTGCTCGATAATGCGATAAAATATGTGCCCTCCGGAGGTCGAATTCAGATTCGTCTGGTGCGCACGGAAGATTCCCAGACCCTGATGGTTCAGGACGATGGACCCGGCATGGCAGAAGATTTTCGCGATCGTGCCTTCGAGCGTTTCAGCCGCGCCGATGGCAGCCGCACCGAGCCCGGCAGCGGGCTTGGATTGTCACTGGTCCGCGCAGTGGCTCACCTTCATGGTGGTGAGGTGACTTTGGAAGATGCGGAACCCGGACTTCGCGTTTCCCTGATTTTACCGCTCTAG
- a CDS encoding TolC family protein, whose protein sequence is MKHALLSIVASCFLILGNTGCGPTSRGHVSPNLRTPWTPPSAAVLAAPQEAPAYPLEAIPADTALDLAQIIDIGLTNDPATARAWLTAKRAAAKRMETFALYLPEGSLDIRGGWIDIDANKTVELKPTYSIVNWGPSTSVGLLLFDFFGREASVAAATRALDAANFSFNQELQDTVARVSRQYYDLWSATESATAAAASLEDAEASLEATDEKFEAGLAPVQDVYRSRARLEDARFQLSETRTQIEEARASLAASIGLEEIGALQIHPPSLPEDQIFLLETVNEATAHALRVKPSLLASYAEFAAAEEITRATESLLFPQIVAAYNADWTWGKYTNNPSQQQTAFAELRWNVFDLFRNYYQLEESKMAAQEAAEAARAAELETVSSVWSSWYAFRSSIEQARARAAGLSAADETWKLTKASYDAGLSDILDLLTAQSDLASAREENIRAQANVATGLIDLAHATGTLFPGEPLPETNK, encoded by the coding sequence ATGAAACATGCCCTGCTTTCCATTGTCGCAAGCTGCTTTCTAATCCTCGGCAATACTGGTTGTGGACCGACATCACGAGGACACGTCTCCCCGAACCTGCGTACCCCCTGGACTCCTCCCTCCGCAGCCGTTCTCGCTGCACCGCAGGAGGCTCCTGCCTATCCTCTGGAGGCAATTCCCGCCGACACGGCGCTCGACCTCGCGCAGATCATTGATATCGGACTCACCAACGACCCGGCGACCGCTCGGGCCTGGCTTACCGCCAAGCGAGCTGCCGCAAAGCGCATGGAAACCTTTGCGCTCTATCTGCCGGAAGGATCCCTCGATATTCGCGGCGGATGGATCGATATTGATGCCAATAAAACAGTTGAACTAAAACCAACTTACAGCATCGTGAATTGGGGACCGTCGACCTCGGTGGGGCTCCTCCTCTTTGACTTTTTTGGTCGCGAAGCATCGGTCGCCGCAGCGACACGAGCTCTCGATGCAGCCAACTTCAGTTTCAATCAGGAACTGCAGGACACCGTCGCCCGGGTCAGTCGGCAATATTACGACCTATGGTCAGCAACCGAGTCGGCCACAGCTGCTGCTGCAAGCCTCGAGGATGCCGAGGCTTCGCTCGAAGCCACTGATGAGAAATTCGAGGCAGGCCTCGCTCCAGTGCAGGACGTTTATCGCTCCAGGGCCCGGCTGGAAGACGCGCGCTTTCAGCTCTCGGAAACGCGCACGCAGATCGAGGAAGCGCGCGCGAGCCTCGCGGCCAGCATCGGCCTCGAAGAAATAGGCGCACTGCAGATCCACCCGCCAAGTCTTCCGGAGGATCAGATCTTTCTACTCGAGACGGTAAACGAGGCCACCGCGCATGCACTCCGCGTCAAGCCATCCTTGCTGGCTTCCTACGCCGAATTCGCCGCCGCCGAAGAGATAACCCGCGCAACCGAAAGCCTCCTCTTCCCGCAAATCGTGGCGGCGTATAATGCGGATTGGACCTGGGGCAAGTACACCAACAACCCCAGCCAGCAGCAAACTGCGTTTGCCGAGCTCCGTTGGAACGTCTTCGACCTCTTTCGAAATTACTATCAATTGGAAGAGTCGAAGATGGCAGCTCAGGAAGCCGCCGAAGCCGCACGTGCCGCCGAGCTCGAAACCGTATCGTCTGTCTGGTCCAGCTGGTACGCGTTCCGCTCCTCCATAGAGCAGGCGCGAGCGCGCGCCGCCGGGCTCTCAGCCGCCGACGAGACCTGGAAACTCACCAAGGCCAGCTACGATGCCGGCCTCAGCGATATTCTGGATCTGCTCACAGCTCAGTCCGACCTCGCGAGTGCTCGCGAGGAGAATATTCGAGCGCAGGCCAATGTCGCCACAGGCCTCATCGACCTCGCTCATGCCACCGGAACACTTTTCCCCGGTGAGCCGCTGCCGGAGACCAACAAATGA
- a CDS encoding response regulator transcription factor has translation MRVLVIEDDAEAAQFVAKGLRESGWTVDLAGDGARGLALALSGPFDALIVDRMLPEMDGLTIVETVRRTGSATPVLILSAMDSVDNRVEGLRAGGDDYLTKPFAFSELLARLEALTRRGQQPLADTTLRVADLEMDLLARRVRRGGETLDLKPREFKILEVLMRHPGQVVTRTMLLESVWDYQFDPQTNVIDVHMSRLRKKLGGSPDRPLLETVRGAGYRLGE, from the coding sequence GTGCGGGTTTTGGTGATCGAGGATGATGCGGAGGCGGCCCAATTTGTCGCCAAGGGCCTCCGGGAAAGCGGCTGGACCGTCGATTTGGCAGGGGATGGAGCTCGCGGACTCGCGTTGGCCTTGAGTGGCCCTTTCGATGCATTGATCGTCGATCGCATGCTTCCCGAGATGGATGGATTGACGATTGTGGAAACCGTCAGGCGCACGGGCAGTGCGACGCCGGTTCTGATTCTGAGCGCCATGGATAGCGTCGACAATCGGGTGGAGGGGCTGCGTGCCGGGGGCGATGATTACCTGACCAAACCTTTTGCCTTCTCGGAGCTGCTGGCGCGGCTGGAGGCTCTGACGCGTCGAGGGCAACAGCCGCTGGCGGATACCACATTGAGAGTGGCAGATCTGGAAATGGACCTCCTGGCGCGTCGCGTGCGGCGGGGCGGGGAGACCCTGGATCTGAAACCGCGAGAGTTCAAAATTCTCGAAGTTCTGATGCGACATCCCGGCCAGGTGGTCACTCGAACCATGCTTCTGGAGAGTGTCTGGGACTATCAATTCGATCCGCAGACCAATGTGATTGATGTTCATATGAGTCGCCTGCGAAAAAAACTTGGTGGATCGCCCGACAGGCCGCTGCTTGAGACAGTTCGAGGCGCCGGTTACCGGTTGGGCGAATGA
- a CDS encoding CcmD family protein, with protein sequence MTGIDFLGYAYSAIWVAFFFYLVSLGRKAHRLEEELRDLKK encoded by the coding sequence ATGACTGGTATCGATTTTCTCGGATATGCGTACAGTGCGATCTGGGTCGCTTTTTTCTTCTACCTCGTTTCCCTCGGGCGCAAGGCCCATCGTCTCGAAGAGGAACTTCGAGATCTGAAGAAATGA
- the infC gene encoding translation initiation factor IF-3 has product MHRPRGRRFVPVRPEESNRINRQIRVPEVRLVGVDGEQLGVVETQEALQRAQEAGLDLVEVAAKARPPVCRMMDYGKFRYAKQKKEAEAKKKQHTTQVKELRVRPGTDVHDIARQTKKAQEFLEDGQRVKFTLRFRGREMAHQSLGKQKLLDIAENLVECGFVELAPRTEGRIMHLVMAPGARKAKIERPAVAPTPAAKTEPPPAK; this is encoded by the coding sequence ATGCACAGACCGCGCGGTAGGCGCTTCGTACCGGTACGCCCCGAGGAATCCAATCGTATCAACCGGCAAATCCGGGTCCCCGAGGTTCGCCTTGTAGGGGTCGACGGAGAGCAGTTGGGCGTCGTGGAAACGCAGGAAGCGTTGCAACGAGCACAAGAGGCCGGCCTCGATCTGGTTGAAGTCGCTGCCAAGGCACGACCACCGGTGTGCCGCATGATGGACTACGGCAAATTTCGCTACGCCAAGCAGAAAAAAGAAGCCGAAGCGAAAAAAAAGCAGCACACCACGCAGGTCAAGGAATTGCGCGTGCGGCCAGGTACCGATGTTCACGATATCGCTCGCCAGACCAAAAAAGCTCAGGAATTTCTGGAAGATGGTCAGCGTGTGAAATTCACCCTCCGGTTCCGTGGCCGAGAGATGGCCCACCAGTCGCTCGGGAAGCAGAAACTTCTCGATATCGCGGAGAATCTCGTGGAGTGCGGATTTGTCGAATTGGCGCCGCGGACCGAAGGGCGCATCATGCATCTGGTGATGGCTCCCGGCGCACGTAAAGCCAAGATCGAGCGACCCGCAGTCGCGCCGACGCCTGCAGCCAAGACCGAGCCGCCCCCTGCGAAGTGA
- a CDS encoding nuclear transport factor 2 family protein gives MPSLEERIASLETRLDAAESTLAIERLKAEYAARVDSRHAHISAGAPDPAHVSEMAARVAELFTEDAVWDGGRSLGVARGRAAIQDRLANPTVRWAWHFFLKPRIRVRGDFAEGTWDLFSPCTLQDGSQRWMVGVENDTYHRVDGVWLHASMQLETVMLASFEKGWSGGVSQ, from the coding sequence ATGCCATCTCTCGAAGAACGAATTGCCAGCCTGGAGACCCGCCTGGATGCGGCCGAGAGCACGTTGGCGATCGAGCGCCTCAAGGCGGAGTACGCCGCCCGTGTCGATTCCCGCCACGCGCATATTTCCGCTGGGGCACCGGACCCCGCCCACGTATCGGAAATGGCCGCTCGGGTGGCCGAGTTGTTTACCGAAGATGCGGTTTGGGATGGCGGACGCTCTCTGGGTGTGGCGCGCGGTCGAGCCGCGATCCAGGACCGTCTGGCAAATCCGACGGTCCGATGGGCCTGGCATTTCTTTCTCAAGCCCCGGATCAGGGTGCGGGGAGATTTTGCCGAGGGTACCTGGGATCTCTTTTCTCCCTGTACACTGCAGGACGGATCGCAGCGCTGGATGGTCGGCGTGGAGAACGACACCTACCATCGTGTTGATGGCGTCTGGTTGCATGCATCCATGCAGTTGGAAACAGTGATGCTGGCCTCGTTCGAGAAGGGTTGGTCGGGAGGAGTTTCGCAATGA
- a CDS encoding nitronate monooxygenase family protein: MHTDLCERLGIDLPIFAFTHCRDVVVAVSKAGGIGVLGAVGFTPEQLKVECDWIDERIGDKPYGVDIVIPGKYEGMDQVDPEKLEEQLRSMIPDQHRTFAKKVFADHGVPELPAEDKHHELLGWTAVTAAPQVDEALRHPNVKLIANALGTPPEDVIEQCQNAGRLVAALCGSPRQALKHKEAGIDIIIAQGTEGGGHTGEVGSLVLWPQVIDAVAPTPVLAAGGIGTGRQIAAAMALGAAGVWSGSLWLAVEEAEAPPAQKESYFSASSRDTVRSRSFTGKPCRMLKNEWTEAWENPENPDPLGMPLQGMVTMESIRRSHQYAEVAQPVAFNPVGQVVGMINESESVRRVMQRLSEEYLGAVDRLDSLQPK; encoded by the coding sequence GTGCATACAGATCTTTGTGAACGTCTCGGTATCGACCTCCCCATTTTCGCTTTCACCCACTGCCGTGACGTCGTTGTCGCAGTGAGCAAGGCCGGTGGTATCGGCGTCCTGGGTGCGGTCGGATTCACCCCGGAACAGCTGAAGGTGGAATGCGATTGGATCGACGAACGTATCGGCGACAAGCCTTATGGCGTCGATATCGTGATCCCGGGCAAATACGAGGGCATGGACCAGGTCGATCCTGAAAAACTCGAAGAGCAACTTCGCTCGATGATCCCTGATCAGCACCGCACCTTTGCCAAGAAGGTCTTTGCCGACCATGGCGTGCCGGAGCTCCCCGCAGAAGACAAGCACCACGAACTCCTTGGATGGACGGCGGTGACGGCGGCCCCTCAAGTCGACGAGGCCTTACGTCACCCCAACGTCAAACTCATCGCCAACGCACTTGGCACCCCTCCCGAAGATGTCATCGAACAATGCCAGAACGCCGGGCGGCTGGTCGCCGCCCTCTGCGGTAGCCCGCGGCAGGCGCTCAAGCATAAGGAAGCCGGTATCGATATCATTATCGCTCAGGGCACCGAGGGTGGCGGACATACCGGCGAGGTCGGAAGCCTTGTTCTCTGGCCACAGGTCATCGACGCCGTAGCGCCCACTCCTGTACTGGCCGCCGGCGGCATCGGCACCGGCCGCCAGATTGCAGCAGCCATGGCACTCGGCGCCGCCGGCGTCTGGAGCGGCTCGCTCTGGCTTGCCGTAGAAGAAGCAGAAGCACCCCCCGCGCAGAAGGAAAGTTATTTCAGTGCTTCGAGTCGCGACACTGTGCGCTCGCGTTCCTTTACCGGCAAGCCCTGCCGCATGCTGAAAAACGAATGGACCGAGGCATGGGAGAACCCCGAGAATCCCGACCCGCTCGGGATGCCCCTCCAGGGCATGGTCACCATGGAGTCCATCAGGCGCTCGCACCAATATGCCGAGGTCGCCCAGCCCGTCGCCTTCAACCCGGTTGGTCAGGTCGTCGGCATGATCAACGAGAGCGAGTCCGTGCGTCGGGTAATGCAGCGCCTTTCCGAGGAATACCTCGGTGCTGTGGACCGTCTCGACAGCCTGCAACCCAAATAG
- the galE gene encoding UDP-glucose 4-epimerase GalE, with protein sequence MRILVTGGAGYVGSHCAKLLKRAGHEVVVLDNLSRGHREAVRFGPLIDADLRDGAAIRAALQEHPVDAVIHFAALAAVGESMAAPELYFENNVHGTLNLLEAMRQQGIDKIVFSSTCATYGIPQEDPISEATQQNPVSPYGETKLMVEQMLRWYGTCHGLRWAALRYFNVAGCDPEGELGEEHDPETHLIPLAIDAALGKRPPLEVFGDDYATPDGTAIRDYIHVWDLVEAHRLALEKLCGDTVSFACNLGTGTGASVRQVLAAVEEVTGHPVPHNIGPRRAGDPPSLVAAPEKANKILDWSPTYPSLVDSVRHTLQWRQKR encoded by the coding sequence ATGCGGATTCTTGTTACCGGCGGCGCCGGCTACGTCGGTAGCCATTGTGCCAAGCTCCTGAAAAGAGCGGGCCATGAGGTCGTCGTGCTCGACAATCTATCCCGCGGCCATCGCGAGGCGGTGCGATTTGGTCCCCTGATCGATGCGGACCTGCGCGACGGGGCGGCCATCCGGGCAGCCCTCCAGGAACATCCGGTCGATGCCGTCATCCATTTCGCTGCACTGGCGGCTGTGGGTGAATCCATGGCTGCGCCGGAGCTCTACTTCGAGAACAATGTGCATGGCACGCTGAACCTGCTTGAGGCCATGCGCCAACAAGGCATCGACAAGATTGTCTTTTCCTCGACGTGCGCGACCTACGGCATCCCGCAGGAGGACCCGATCTCCGAGGCGACTCAGCAGAATCCGGTCAGCCCCTATGGCGAGACCAAACTCATGGTCGAGCAAATGTTGCGCTGGTACGGAACCTGCCACGGTCTGCGATGGGCCGCCTTGCGCTATTTCAACGTTGCCGGTTGCGACCCCGAAGGCGAATTGGGCGAGGAGCACGACCCCGAGACGCATCTGATTCCTCTGGCCATTGATGCCGCGCTCGGCAAGCGCCCGCCATTGGAAGTATTCGGCGACGACTATGCCACACCCGATGGCACCGCCATCCGCGACTATATTCACGTCTGGGATCTCGTCGAAGCCCATCGCCTCGCGCTCGAGAAACTCTGCGGCGATACCGTGAGTTTCGCCTGCAATCTGGGTACGGGAACAGGTGCCAGCGTCCGTCAGGTTCTGGCGGCAGTAGAAGAGGTGACCGGACACCCTGTTCCCCACAACATCGGACCCCGGCGGGCCGGTGATCCACCCAGTCTGGTTGCAGCCCCCGAGAAAGCCAACAAGATTCTCGATTGGTCGCCAACCTACCCATCCCTGGTCGACAGCGTCCGGCATACGCTCCAATGGCGCCAAAAACGCTGA
- a CDS encoding LLM class flavin-dependent oxidoreductase: MKLGVTIHATDLTMDLVALTRAAEERGFYSIYIPEHTHIPTSRRTPAPTGEAELAEEYKRSLDPYIALAAAAAMTEKIRLGTGIGLPAQHDPITFAKQLATL, from the coding sequence ATGAAGCTGGGAGTTACAATTCATGCAACGGACCTGACCATGGATCTGGTTGCGTTGACGCGTGCGGCCGAGGAGCGCGGCTTCTACTCGATCTATATCCCCGAGCATACCCACATCCCGACAAGCCGCCGTACCCCGGCGCCTACGGGCGAGGCCGAGCTGGCCGAGGAATACAAGCGCAGCCTGGATCCTTATATCGCGCTTGCGGCCGCCGCTGCCATGACGGAAAAAATTCGTCTTGGGACGGGCATCGGTTTGCCCGCGCAGCACGACCCGATCACCTTTGCCAAGCAACTCGCGACTCT
- the ccsA gene encoding cytochrome c biogenesis protein CcsA has translation MSLKTDTRVSHPWRDFALPLLTGGFMLAAVILIFFVVPNEKVQGVTQRIFYFHVHLAWMAFGGFIFVAIASVWYLRTGSARADQLALANAEVGLLFTTLVLVTGAIWARPIWGVWWTWDPRLTMSVVLWAIYAAYIMLRRLGRGDETITRYAAVLGIVGVLDIPILVLAIRLWRGVHPAVVISKDPEAGLKDPTMIWTLVITGVALALLFTWLVSLRARFAAIDDELETLHLEGER, from the coding sequence ATGTCCTTGAAGACTGACACTCGGGTTTCTCATCCGTGGCGAGATTTCGCACTGCCCTTGCTGACAGGCGGCTTCATGCTGGCCGCCGTGATCCTGATTTTTTTCGTTGTTCCCAACGAGAAAGTTCAGGGCGTCACGCAGCGAATCTTCTACTTTCATGTCCACCTCGCGTGGATGGCCTTTGGTGGTTTCATTTTCGTCGCGATCGCCAGCGTCTGGTATCTCAGAACCGGCAGCGCTCGAGCCGACCAACTCGCACTCGCCAATGCCGAGGTCGGGCTGCTCTTCACCACTCTGGTTCTGGTGACAGGAGCGATCTGGGCGCGACCAATCTGGGGCGTTTGGTGGACTTGGGATCCACGGCTGACCATGTCCGTCGTCCTATGGGCCATCTATGCGGCCTACATCATGTTGCGCCGGCTGGGGCGTGGGGATGAAACAATCACCCGCTATGCAGCCGTGCTCGGCATCGTCGGCGTTTTGGATATCCCGATCCTTGTTCTGGCAATTCGACTCTGGCGCGGCGTCCATCCCGCTGTGGTGATTTCCAAGGACCCCGAAGCCGGCCTCAAGGATCCGACCATGATCTGGACCCTCGTTATCACAGGGGTCGCACTCGCCTTGCTCTTTACTTGGCTGGTCTCGTTGCGTGCACGCTTCGCCGCCATCGATGATGAACTCGAAACACTCCATTTGGAGGGAGAACGCTGA
- a CDS encoding heme exporter protein CcmB yields the protein MWQILRKDLRIEWRTGEILSSMLLLSILITLVFAFTLEPSRLRGPEFLGGLLWATLLFSGTLALNRSFLLEREAGAWTALALCPIDRGSIYLGKLLANLVVLLVGAAVLLPLMVLLLGTRDLQPNLLLPASLILGLIGFAAIGTLFSAMASGTRAREVLMPLLTFPLLAPLLIAAARTTTAGLTGEPLEAVQSWLLLLGAFDLVFAVAGWLFFDYVLED from the coding sequence ATGTGGCAGATTCTCCGCAAAGATCTCCGCATCGAGTGGCGTACCGGCGAGATTCTCTCGTCCATGCTCCTGCTGTCGATTCTGATCACTTTGGTTTTTGCCTTTACGTTGGAGCCTTCCCGTCTCCGTGGGCCGGAATTTCTGGGGGGGCTTCTGTGGGCAACCCTGCTTTTCTCAGGCACGCTTGCCCTGAACCGATCCTTCCTCCTCGAGCGCGAAGCAGGTGCCTGGACTGCTCTGGCCCTTTGCCCGATCGATCGAGGCTCCATCTATCTGGGCAAATTACTCGCCAATCTCGTTGTTCTTCTCGTCGGGGCGGCTGTGCTGCTCCCCTTGATGGTCTTGCTGCTCGGCACTCGCGATCTGCAGCCGAACCTTCTGCTCCCCGCCTCCCTGATTCTGGGATTGATCGGATTTGCCGCCATCGGAACCTTGTTTTCGGCGATGGCGAGCGGCACCCGAGCTCGCGAAGTTTTGATGCCCCTGTTGACCTTTCCGCTCCTGGCGCCTCTTTTGATCGCCGCTGCTCGCACCACCACCGCCGGGTTGACCGGCGAGCCCCTGGAGGCTGTCCAATCGTGGCTCCTGCTGCTCGGAGCTTTTGACCTTGTATTCGCCGTAGCTGGCTGGTTGTTTTTCGATTATGTCCTTGAAGACTGA